The Papilio machaon chromosome 15, ilPapMach1.1, whole genome shotgun sequence region GAATCAGGTTGTCTCCCTTGTAAGGGAACGTACCCATACTACGTGACCCGTTTAGGGGGGGGGCGGAGTCTTTAAAATACTACGGTCAGTCACTTGGTTCAGCTTTTTGTCACGTAGTCGATTTTAATGAGAGAAATCTCGTATTTTTCGACCTATATTCGAATATAGCGCGGTGTTTAGCGCTTTGTAAACTCACAGTTGGTGCATGGTGGTGCAGTGGACAACCTGTCTCGCGTGCGACCTCTGCGGATTCTATCCAGGAGGCTACAAGAAGTTTTATGTGTTTTGGAAGTCGTCTTTATTGCAGTCTTATGCAATAAAGACGAGTATgagtcaaattattatttttttcaatttttgcctgtgaaatgattaaaaatcataattatgaattactaCGTGAAAACTAAAGGGGGAGGGGGTGGTATTGGCATATACTACGAATGGTCACCGAGGGGAGGGAGGGGtcgaaaaatcttaaaaaataggtCACGTAGTATGGGTATGTTCCCTAAGGTCATAGTAGACAAAATGCCGTCTATATCTCCCCAACAAAAGTTCACATTAGTGTCACTAATCTTGACATTTTTATGACACGAGATGTTTTGTAACTATCCACTCTGTATTAAGGTTAGTTTTAAGGCTGGGAGCGCCCAATAAAAAGATCAATGGACATTATCAAACCAAAGAAGTAGTTACTGAGAGCCGTTATATAACAAACGTTCCTCTATATGATTATTAGCCCTTGACATGCTCTTTATTGGTTTTGATTCGAACGATATCAAAGACTCTATGGTTTCCATTCATGTTTTACACTGTTAACGAATGTTTTATAGATTAATTAGAACACGCATTAAGTCCACAACACAGtgataatataagtatttctATTGGaagctaataataatttattattaactgcTATTCCTGGTGTTTCTTCTACCACGTGGATATgtcatatataattaattccaGTCAAAATCCCTAGCCATAGAcagaatacaatttaaaataaaatacgctAAATCGtaaatcacaaaatatttctaactagcttttacacgcgactccgtccgcgcggaataaaaaatagaaaacggggtaaaaattatcctatgcccgtttcctggttctaaggtacctgcccaccaattttcagtcaaatcgattcagccgttcttgagttataaatagtgtaactaacacaactttcttttatgtatttctaataaaacacGTTTTCTCACATAACTATATATCATTACTTATccttatttttcaatattaactggcattttcatgaaaaaacTAAACTTGAACTTCAGAAACTTGACTTTCAAATACGATAATGGCCGCCATTggattttgacataatttagACTTCCAATCGAAACGAGACATATGTATTTGGATGTGAATATCGCTGTTAGTTCCTACCACTGAAACAACTGAATAGAGAACCCTTTCAAAAAAACAGTTGAGAAAAGTTAAAACTACTTTAACCTTAACCTACATAAACAATATCAATTACACACTTTtcataaattctaaattagtatagtaaatttaaaaagtagccaTCATTTTTACACAGCCTTGACTTGCTTTCATTCTGCCAACTTCGCTCAGtgaacatattataataaacacaaatataaaaatggtcCTTCGAGAACaatcaatatttgttaattgttaCCACTTACTAGTAAAAACATGTCAAAAAGTCTTAAAAACATGGAATATACAATTTCATGTTGAATTTGAAATGCGTTACTGCACTGAacgaaaaatttttttacaataaacgcCGGAACATAATTTTTTCGTTCTTCtagatatttattgatatatattGATAGTAATTCTTCAGATATGatcgtaaaaaaaaagcacatgaatgtttcgtttaaaaatacgGCCTTTCCTCTTAACCTCAAAGAGTCGGCCTCTgactttaaagttaaaaaacggTGTAAGCACTTTAATGCAAGGATACTAGTTCGATTAAATAACCAAGGTTTGCTCTACATTATAACACGGACAGTGTCACTATTTTTCCTGGTGAGTTCGCTTTCATACCAAAAAATTATTGGCAGTGAACGTGTTAATAGGAGATGCCACATGTAAAATCTTTATAGAAATAATCTTCTGCCTTTTTTTCAACCAAGAAAGTCTTAACCCTaccaaaagataaataaaacacagttTCAACAAGTGAAGgctcttttatatataaaattatgctcACTAACTACTACACTTTCCAACAAATAGTTTACGAGCGATAGAGAAAATGGTGGTATAAATTACGTCGCGTGCTCAACACTTACAAATAAAAGCTATCGATTTATGCTTCGCCGCAATATTCACGGCGAAAGCCTAAAAAGGTCGCGGCCGTGAAAACAGGCTAGTATCAGCAGACAACAGAAAACATAGGAAAGTAATGTTACATAGTGCACAATATGTACTGTACACTATATCAACAACATGTACATAAGATGTACAATGTGTACATAATGTACACATTGCACAAGTCTGAAGTGCCTATATCAGTCAAATAAATCCTTATATTGTAGAGTACTATAGGCTATGGGAAACCTTTATACAGCAAACTGCAAACTTACTTCACAAATATAAACTCAGACTTCAgactaatataattacaaatgatatgaaataaaatatactatttgcattaaaaaatgATAGACATTTAGAAGACATTTTCATTAGAGTCCAATTAATATGAGTGCCTGCATGTCAATCATCATGCAGCTCTCCAAACTTCTAGAATCAATTGAGACGGCGCATTTCGTTAAtagtatgaattaattttaattggcaGACACAACTTGTTCATTGATGGCCATTAAAGGCTAGGGGAGGAAGTtccatataataaattttaataggatAAATTGTGAATTGAAACATCAAGAAATTTATCTGTTCACTTATTGAACTgactgtcgcccgagacttcGTTCAgtcgatattaaaaaatgtccttccagactattttttacatatgagccaaattttatcaaaatccatTGTATAGTTCTGGACATAACTTCTAAGAAACATGCATCCATCCTTAGATCcaaaatttcgcatttataatgtccTAGACGTCGCCCACGATTCTGTCCGcagtgaataaaaatatatatatatagtctatgtgttcttccaaactatgttctatttcTGTGCcagatttcatcaagatccgtgaagttgttccggagataacttctaacaaacatccattcatctaaacattcaaatttataatattagtaagaagcaAGATAACATAAGATTGATATTATGTTGAAAATTTGGGGCTGTTGTTTCAAAACCAATAGTGTGTTTTCTAAAGCAGAACTCATTTTAACAATCTTCAAACTTATACAtgcaaatataaacaaaaattttgaaaataatttgttaatcagaaattaaaaaccttcactttttataacattgttaTGTCTACATAACGTAACTCTATAGTATGTAACACATTCTTGCATATTTCGGCCACACAATGCACAGAGGAGACGAAAGCCTAAAGAGATCATAGTGGTGAAAGCAGGAGATTGTATGGCCTCTCACCGACCAGATGAAGCAACAAAGTGAAGAACCAGTCATCAACCAATTTCTATGCAATCATGAGAGTCACACTGAACCGCAATCGGTGTCAGTGAATCATCTACTCCAGTACTAAACCTGATGCTAACCACGATCCGCAGCCATGATTGACCAACTCTAGAGAGAtgtaagtaacaaaaaattatatggaCAAGCATAACAAAAGATCCAAATCTATTATTAACAGTAAATGTTTCCAGTTTAAAGCAAAGATCAATATTTCAAACAGGATTACTATTGGTGTATTTGTGtataacaaagatttttttttacgttccTCTATGATTATTGACTAATTCTTAAGCAAATCAGAATGGAGACAAAATAAGATAGAATATTGCGataattattctttatttactatggagaacaataaaatattattattttaatatgttaacttATGTTAAGAGTGCGTAGTTTCTCTCATCGGCACAAatctgataaaaaaattatagggCAAATGTAGGTAAATTAGAAAATAGCGTACGGTACATTACAATACGTaagcaaacaataaaaacatgacGAATAGTTCACAACATGACTCTCGCGTTATAATTAATAGCGCGgaacaataaaaagtaatcatTCTTTGATACTTACATATTCTGCAAAGGATATCAAAAACAGGTAACTCAAGGCTTGAAGCAATCTCCGCGAATATCTTGGATGAACACCTGCCATTGCGGAGTATTCAAATTCACTATTTATTTGCAACTTAAGTATTTTGTCATATCATAATTACACTATAAAAGAATAACAATGGAGGAGACACTGGGAAACACTAATTTCCgaaataacttaaaacacACCCTATTCCCGTCAAGACTTTTAATCGAATGATCAAGTCAAAGAGTGTGatggaagaaaaataaaaaagcatagACAGCTTCGTCCAAAGagtacattataattaaatatcactgcattaaaatattttaagtacgttttatatttttttatgttccaATAAGCAAAATTGTACttcaattatatattactCTACAAGAATTCAAatctaaaaaagtaaacaaaagttcttcgtttttaaatttttgctttAGCTTTTGCCTTCTCTTTGGAATGCACTTTATCTAGGGAAGCTGTATTGGATAAAGTAGCGCTGCTATCCACTGGAGTATGAAACCTTTTAAAAAGGTCTATGCTGCTACTGCTATCATGATTGTTTCTGTCAGAATTCAATAAAACCTTCTTAGAAAATGACATGATAGCTATAGTACAAGAAGAATCTTGATCCTTTGCAGTTTTTTGACGTTAGCAGAGGGGCGCTTATAAGTTTCAAGGGTAAAAATCTCCTTACTTTTTTCGAAAGTCGTTTCGCCCCTctgttaatgtcaaaattaacaaattaacctACGCGTCATAACACCATGAGTCATATTTATATGCAATTTCGATATTATGGGAACGGCAACATTAAACCGCTCAGCTCACTTCCTGGTCAAAATATGATGTTGTCAAGATGACATTGACAGTTCAGATATTTTCCGATTGCCACAAGATCCTTTTCGAAtcgaaatattatattgtttgtttgagTTGGATTAGTGATCTTTGCTTTAACATGTTTTGTCAGACAAATATTGAACTTAATACTAGTTAGTCAAAGAAATTTAGtcgttgtttaattaatttttattctagaTTATTTGCACTGCAGGAAAtgctttgaaatttttaaaaacgcaTCGTCAAAATCGATAAAACCGTATATGTATGTTACAACTAACTGCTTACTTATTGCTTAATGTCATGGAACGAAGGGAAAGGCAGAGATGCGTATACATTTCTGCTAATCAAAAAAAGAAGCTCATTGAATTGATCACAAAACACCCTGAGTTGATATCGTGcaaattaaaccaaaattttaattacaaggACTCACAAAATATATGGCGTAGCATAGCTAACGAGTGTAATGCTATACCGGGAGCAAAGAAAACATGGACGCAATGGAGGAAGGtacatataactttttttaagtcaccctaacttgaaatatttattttagtaaacgCCAGCTTAACTGATGGCTAATGGAATGTGAAGGcagatacatttataatttatcttttctattttagaCATGGTATGATCTACGATGTAATACTAAAAGGAGGCGCGCAGAAACAAATGGAGTAACCACATCTAATGTTTTCCTGACTCAGGCTGAACAAGAGGCATTGGGTATTAAAAGTTCCAATGAGGAGACTCCACTAGAAGATATGCATGAAGAAAATTTAAGTGACATATCTGCTGCATCTTTAAGCGAACCTGAATCATTACCGGaacaaaaagttaatataTCCACGGTGGATATAAACTTTccgaaaaaaaacaaaaattcctCAAAAAATTCAGGCAGTTGTAACTTAAGTTGTGATATAATAGCTGCACAGGAACAGAGAAAATTAGAGATGAAAGAAGATTATTTGAGTTTTAAAAAGGAGTATTTGAAACAGAAGCTAACATTGATGAAAGAACAAAATGATGCACTTAAAAGTATAGCAAAAGAACTCacaaatatgaaatgaatgcatttaaaaaatataaataagttagcAGTTATTgttttgtcatattttaaataagattctTAGATAAATAGACTAAAGAGATACAGTTGGAACTGGACGAGCAAATAGTCCTGATGTTTTTAGCGCCTAAAACCACTTTAATCACATGTACAGttgcagtttttttaatgacacATAATTGAAATTCTCTAAATTTAGCATTCCTGCATAGCTGAAATACTTCTTATATCTTTTGGggaattattgtaattaaaatgtaattttacacaCTCTGTATTTactttcattaataataaagtcaatattaaatacataatagatTAAAATCATGGCTTAACCAGAATTTTttggcaaaaaaaaatctatgtattTGTGTGctcatttttaatcaaattattttgtgcAAACAATTTCTTGGTTTAAATTGAGATTTTGTTATCAtaagatagattttataacttttacttttatgacttgtaatttatatacagtAAAACCCGCTTAATACGATTTCTCAGGGACCCCACCTAAAACGCGTCTTAAGCGAGAAAGCGTATTATGCGGGATAgggaaaataaacaaacttactacatattattatgtattttgttcttattattttaaattatgtacattcaatacattacatattacaatacatattgtatttaaaataatcacttATTTTGGTTTGACAGAAAGATTTTGATGCATTAGCAATTAAAAGATTTGCAACATAATGCAACTTTTGCAGTGCGTCTTCACTTTGATCCAAAGAAGCAACATAGCATCTTAAATCATTAACAGCTGATAATGCCCGGGCGTTTGATAAAACCGGAGTCAACTCATCTTCGTCTTTATCATTATCACTTATATAGGCCTCGTTTTGTGTGTTATTCACATTCTCAATAAGATCttcaatttattgaatttcgtACGGTGCTACATTGTCGTCAATGGAAGAATATCCAGGAAAACCGTGCAGTACATGGGGTTCTTCTTCTACCAACACGACGGCTCATCCTCGCCGTTAGAGCGGTCTCGGCTGGCCTCGAGTGCGGGCGTATGGCCTGAGCGAGGGCGTATTAAACGGGATGACGAATCGTATTAAGCGTTAAGAAATGTATGAGAATATGTCTCAAGTTGCAGGGACTGGCGTAAAGCGGCGTATTATGCGAGAAATCGTATTAAGCGTGATCGTATTAAACGGGTTATACTGTAttaccaattaaattgtaaatgtattaCTATTACTGAGAATTTCAAATGTTGTGATTTGTAcaagattataataattattattttattcaaagtgAATGGATTTTAGTGCCGGGTATATTATTAAGCCTCTATAATGGATAACGGCTGTTTCAGTACCTTCATAAGCAAAAAACTCAAGTTTATGAGAAACATCTATAAgtcaaaaaaatgttagtcCCTTGGACTTTTGCTTATCCAAATTTAACTGTTTATTGTATATAGTCCTATctctgtatataaaaaatagtgtaacaatttgttatctttatttaaaacttatcttAAAGTAGGTTCTATCTTATGGTAAGTAAATATTCGATGTACAAGATTACAATAACCTTAATGTGAGATAACAAACTTGTCCTTCATGAAAacagtaaatataattgtattaatgtttattttattaatgaatttttgGATGGATACATTTTTGTTACCCAATTGAACGGGTCTGCATTTAATTTGGAACATTGCATATTCTactttgtaagattttttcttaattttatgtgGATCGATGGAGTcactggcgacagctagtaattataaaaagaatgagaattttgtaaagaaaataaaaaaacaaattagtagAAAATAGTGTTTATTCAAGGCACTGAACAAAATAGTCTTCTACAAGTCTGTTATTTTCTATTGCGTGCAAAATACAATCAGTGgcaatatttgatttaaaacatctcataacaaatatcaaaaataaataatttaacaaatgatttttttgttttgttttatttacagtaaatataacaaacattgttaaaacttacagtgaaattgaatttactacctaattatatacttaatatatttttgatatttatttacatgctGTATTAATGCCTAAACATTGTCATGTTCTGAATTATGAAGAATCACAATCAAAAATTATCTGTGCTCCATACaattgtaaaaacaattatgttacagataaacatattttaacttacaGAAAGTTaactaaacttttaaaaatctctactaggtatttttttaataatatcaaaggTTAGGTGCAACCCAGTCCAAGAATTTGATAGCCAATTCAAACCCAACAAAGCATGCAGCGTTTGCTGGGAAAGCTCTGATCATGACTGGAGTTACTCCCTTATACAGAGCTAATGGACCCTCTCTCTCCATCAACTGTTTGAAGACATCCCTCATACCGTTTGGGTATGTACCCTCTGGGGCTGTTTGAAGTCTACTCTTGAGTACGTCGGCCGGCATGCCCACCAGCCAGTTAGCTATCCCCGCACAACCTCCAGCTACTATGGTAGCCACCATCTTCAGTTTATTACTTGCATCCTCTGGTACAAGGACCTCTTTTATCCACTCATATGTCATGAAGTACATACCACTAGCTGGCACATCTCTCAAAATAGTAGCAACACTTCCTTTGTAGATGCTTCTGATACCACCCTCTGCGTATAACTGTCTGGCACAGTCGACCATGCCTTTGTACTTCTGTGGCGCGTTCGCACCTTGTTGAATTTGGAGTAGACACTTTATCCTTTCGCCCGGAGCCATAATAGAAGTTGTGAACACACCAGAAAAAGCACCTGCAGCAAATAATTCTGTCTTTGTAAGTACTTGATCTTCGTCCgactttattaactttttaccTAAACCAAAACCAAAGAAACTGATAGCAAAAATAGGCGCTACTCCTGTTAAAGGCGCTGACATTCCCTTGTAAAGCCCACGGAATCCTTCAAGCTgcacagtttttttaaaacagtcCCAAGTTCCCTTGTACAAGACGGTTTCTCCTGGTTTTGGTAGAGGCATTGTTTGTAATCTCACTTTTATCGTGTCCATCGGATGTCCTGATAAAACAGTACAAACACCACCAAAACCACcgctcaaaaaatattttatggggCTACTCTTCTCCGACATTTTCGCTATTTGTCTTTAGTAGAATAGAAAGGAAGGTCAATCACTCCCACAGTTGAAacaacacaaaattaaaatgtcaaagtCCAGTCCACGAGAGCTGTTTATCAAAGTTGGCCAAAGTTTACtttctttcacatttatactTATATACAACATATCAAGATAGATAACAAACGTCATCGATGAAATATTGTTGATTAAATTGTTGCCATattattacagatttttttcagTCATGTATACTCTTTGTTTGAcatatttagatttttgaaattgacatgactgatgatgatatgtttttgaCATCAGTCaactcataaaatattatgatgttagtagtatttttttctattttccatcagtttttatttctttagtttaCACTTAGATCTTATATATACTTAGTAAAATGTGtagttagaaataataataatgaacagAAAATTGTACACACATTTTGTGAGACCAACTTCACCAACACAAAGAGCACCAGCTTTGCAGCAATCGATATTGAGTGGAACAGAAgctaagaaattatatttagaagaAGTAAAAGAAGTTAAATATCCTGTTCCAGCTAAAGAAACATACAGATCAGATAAAAAAAGAGGCACAAAACGAAAAGCTTGCACAAACGAAGTACAATATTGTGAAAGAGAATTATTTCTTTctgtacaaaataatgacgTAGTCAAGcttatacaaattttagatGCATTTCCCGATAAAATAAACGTATGTGATAGTTTCGGATGGAGTTTGCTTATGATAGCTTGTCAAGCAAATGCTGTGGAAATTGTGAAAGAGCTCCTTAAACGAGGTATTGATATGTCTGTAAGAGATACTGCAGGCAATTCTGCACGTAGTTTAGTTATCAAGAATAGAAATTTCACTTTGGCTGATATACTCCTTAGTCACAAATCTGATGAGGAGACTAAAGAACCAAGGAAAATGCCTACTATCAACTCCATGGATGAATATATTTGTGATATCTGCAACAAtaagaagtttttaaataaacaacagcATTTATCATCAACTTTGCACAATATAAATGCTAGTAAAGGAAGAAAAATACCCACAAACTATGTTATACCTGAATCAAATAAAGGTTATCAGATAATGTTGAGAGGTGGCTGGGATAAGGAGGCAGGTTTAGGTCCTGATGGTTCAGGGAAGAAATACCCTATCAAAGCTACAAAGAAAATTGATAAGACTGGTTTAGGgcataagaaaaaaacaatagaaacaattttaaatgaagaacATGAAAAGGCAAaatgtaagaatttaaatGCAAGGAATGACCACAAAAACAGGCTACTGGAAATAAACTTTAgaagacaattttattaattgctgTAACAGTTCTGCTACAGAAGTACTGTGATGTGCAAGCCAATCCTatccaaatattttaacaatgttaaacaatgtacaaaatataaaaaggaatgtcttaaaaatatatacttgtgAAGCAtttggtatttatttacacccttttacattaaaaacttaaaaataattcctaTGAAATCGATtagtaaattcatattttttactggATTGTCTTTGTCAATTAGGTTTGTTGTTCTGTTTAATtgacttttactttttacagtAACATTGCTGAAGGTTTACGatgtaatttaacatttaagggaaaattattgttgttaatGAACCAAAACACTGAACACAACACATTATGACTGACTAGCGATCGCCCGTGATTTCGTcagcgtagaattaaaaaaacatcatgtgtaccaaatatgtttttttttttggtattacaTACCGACACtccaatttattaatttgtatagatATGCCATTTCCAAACGATTGCGTTTTTTCGATTGTCAATTGTCAATGT contains the following coding sequences:
- the LOC106720987 gene encoding uncharacterized protein LOC106720987, which encodes MLQLTAYLLLNVMERRERQRCVYISANQKKKLIELITKHPELISCKLNQNFNYKDSQNIWRSIANECNAIPGAKKTWTQWRKTWYDLRCNTKRRRAETNGVTTSNVFLTQAEQEALGIKSSNEETPLEDMHEENLSDISAASLSEPESLPEQKVNISTVDINFPKKNKNSSKNSGSCNLSCDIIAAQEQRKLEMKEDYLSFKKEYLKQKLTLMKEQNDALKSIAKELTNMK
- the LOC106721027 gene encoding congested-like trachea protein, giving the protein MSEKSSPIKYFLSGGFGGVCTVLSGHPMDTIKVRLQTMPLPKPGETVLYKGTWDCFKKTVQLEGFRGLYKGMSAPLTGVAPIFAISFFGFGLGKKLIKSDEDQVLTKTELFAAGAFSGVFTTSIMAPGERIKCLLQIQQGANAPQKYKGMVDCARQLYAEGGIRSIYKGSVATILRDVPASGMYFMTYEWIKEVLVPEDASNKLKMVATIVAGGCAGIANWLVGMPADVLKSRLQTAPEGTYPNGMRDVFKQLMEREGPLALYKGVTPVMIRAFPANAACFVGFELAIKFLDWVAPNL
- the LOC106721026 gene encoding G patch domain and ankyrin repeat-containing protein 1 homolog; its protein translation is MNRKLYTHFVRPTSPTQRAPALQQSILSGTEAKKLYLEEVKEVKYPVPAKETYRSDKKRGTKRKACTNEVQYCERELFLSVQNNDVVKLIQILDAFPDKINVCDSFGWSLLMIACQANAVEIVKELLKRGIDMSVRDTAGNSARSLVIKNRNFTLADILLSHKSDEETKEPRKMPTINSMDEYICDICNNKKFLNKQQHLSSTLHNINASKGRKIPTNYVIPESNKGYQIMLRGGWDKEAGLGPDGSGKKYPIKATKKIDKTGLGHKKKTIETILNEEHEKAKCKNLNARNDHKNRLLEINFRRQFY